A portion of the Bifidobacterium lemurum genome contains these proteins:
- a CDS encoding YesL family protein, with amino-acid sequence MRFNINAPFWQFMNTLVRFTALNLVFLLTTIPMVTIGPALAALYSTLFAYNDHDDIRLVREYLKRFKREFKHGLISGLLLFLLAAAIVFGLAFWNAWDSNAAYGPLILLIIAAIVVVLIAEYLFPLQARFANPLKRQWQLAAMFPWRAFPCSLALLGVDTFALALAYFVPFIRVLAILFGFAWVAYAKSLLLLWGFKRYGGLGAVEQPTFVNAHD; translated from the coding sequence ATGCGATTTAATATCAACGCCCCGTTCTGGCAGTTTATGAACACCCTGGTACGGTTCACCGCTTTGAATCTCGTGTTTCTTCTGACCACCATCCCCATGGTGACCATCGGACCCGCGCTTGCGGCCTTGTACAGCACGCTGTTCGCCTACAACGACCATGATGACATTCGTCTGGTGCGGGAGTATCTGAAGCGCTTCAAACGCGAATTCAAACACGGCCTGATCTCAGGACTTCTTCTGTTCCTTCTCGCCGCCGCGATCGTTTTCGGACTCGCCTTCTGGAACGCATGGGATTCCAACGCCGCATACGGACCATTGATCCTGCTGATCATCGCCGCCATCGTCGTCGTGCTGATCGCGGAATACCTGTTCCCCCTGCAGGCGCGCTTCGCGAACCCCCTCAAACGCCAATGGCAGCTTGCCGCGATGTTCCCATGGAGGGCGTTCCCCTGCTCGCTGGCGTTGCTGGGCGTTGACACGTTCGCCCTCGCCCTCGCGTATTTCGTGCCTTTCATACGAGTTCTGGCGATTCTTTTCGGTTTCGCATGGGTGGCCTACGCCAAATCCCTGCTCCTGCTCTGGGGATTCAAGCGCTACGGCGGCCTCGGAGCCGTCGAGCAGCCCACCTTCGTCAACGCCCACGACTGA
- the yicI gene encoding alpha-xylosidase has product MKFTNGYWMIRDGVDALYAREAYELGIGADGESLNVLATTSKVRGRYDTLNLPTFNVDVTSPAEGVIRVVAQHWQGATEYPGFPLNADETAGRDYVSVKADGEGDGEVGVDGATVELTTGGLTARVTKGSPWSLEFLDAEGKTLTESAGKSLARFKLNPMSAVSAQPVGEFGVSMDGSAYDESDVFSAIQLHLGVGEEVFGFGERFGAYVKNGQVIDIWNEDGGTASEQGYKDIPFYMTSRGYGVLVNNRGHVSFEVGSENTEAVQFSVPGETIDFCVIYGPTPKQILERYTALVGRPANVPAWTYGLWLTTSFTTKYDEDTINSFIDGMAERDIPLSAFHYDCYWMREFHWTDFEWDKRFFGDIESTLKRLHEDKGLHICAWINPYIGQRGSMFAEGKANGYLVKKANGEVRQTDFWQAGMGLVDFTNPDAREWFKNKVKGLLAQGVDAIKTDFGERIPRDVVWFDGSPKLSMHNWYTQLYNQAVFEAIEETYGKGQACLFARSATVGGQTQPVHWGGDCESTFNGMAQTLRAGLSLTSSGFGFWSHDIGGFEGAFPDPAVYKRWVAFGLLGSHSRMHGSTVYRVPWLFDEEDEKNGVVNAPGQSAVDVARTFTKLKLSLMPYVYQTGLAPHINGTPVMRSMFLEFPDDPTARPLDRQYMFGPDLLVAPVFTYSGEVNYYLPAGTWTNWFTGETVRVVNGQWRTETHGYDTIPLWVRDGSVLVTKPGAEPPDYEYGKDALVRVFLDQVEAGEAVVTEVDGSSVTFTARKVDGGVEVSSSDGREFSAALGMGEAVASTGGVARL; this is encoded by the coding sequence ATGAAGTTCACCAATGGATACTGGATGATCCGCGACGGCGTCGACGCGCTGTACGCCCGCGAGGCATACGAGCTCGGCATCGGCGCGGATGGCGAAAGCCTCAACGTGCTCGCCACCACCAGCAAGGTGCGCGGCCGTTACGACACCCTCAACCTGCCCACGTTCAACGTGGACGTCACCTCGCCCGCGGAAGGTGTGATCCGCGTCGTCGCCCAGCATTGGCAGGGCGCCACCGAGTATCCCGGCTTCCCGCTGAACGCCGATGAGACCGCCGGACGCGACTATGTGTCGGTGAAGGCGGACGGCGAGGGCGACGGCGAGGTCGGCGTGGACGGCGCGACCGTCGAACTGACCACCGGCGGTCTGACCGCGCGTGTGACCAAGGGCTCGCCGTGGAGCCTCGAGTTCCTCGACGCGGAAGGCAAGACGCTGACCGAATCCGCCGGCAAGTCGCTCGCCCGCTTCAAGCTCAACCCGATGTCCGCCGTCAGCGCGCAGCCGGTCGGCGAGTTCGGCGTCTCCATGGACGGTTCCGCGTACGACGAATCCGACGTGTTCTCCGCGATCCAGCTGCATCTGGGCGTGGGCGAGGAGGTGTTCGGCTTCGGCGAACGCTTCGGCGCGTACGTGAAGAACGGCCAGGTCATCGACATCTGGAACGAGGACGGCGGCACCGCATCCGAGCAGGGCTACAAGGACATCCCGTTCTACATGACCTCGCGCGGCTACGGCGTGCTCGTCAACAACCGCGGCCACGTCTCCTTCGAGGTCGGATCTGAGAACACCGAGGCCGTGCAGTTCTCCGTGCCGGGCGAGACGATCGACTTCTGCGTGATCTACGGTCCCACCCCCAAGCAGATCCTCGAGCGCTACACCGCGCTCGTGGGCCGCCCGGCCAACGTGCCGGCGTGGACCTACGGTCTGTGGCTGACCACCTCGTTCACCACCAAGTACGATGAGGACACGATCAACTCCTTCATCGACGGCATGGCCGAGCGTGACATCCCCCTAAGCGCCTTCCACTACGACTGCTATTGGATGCGTGAATTCCACTGGACCGACTTCGAGTGGGACAAGCGCTTCTTCGGCGATATCGAATCCACCCTCAAGCGTCTGCATGAGGACAAGGGCCTGCACATCTGCGCGTGGATCAACCCGTATATCGGCCAGCGCGGATCCATGTTCGCCGAGGGCAAGGCCAACGGCTATCTCGTCAAGAAGGCCAACGGCGAGGTCCGGCAGACCGACTTCTGGCAGGCCGGCATGGGATTGGTCGACTTCACCAATCCGGACGCCCGCGAATGGTTCAAGAACAAGGTCAAGGGCCTGCTCGCGCAGGGCGTCGACGCCATCAAGACGGACTTCGGCGAGCGCATCCCGCGCGATGTGGTGTGGTTCGACGGCTCCCCGAAGCTGTCGATGCACAACTGGTACACCCAGCTCTACAACCAGGCCGTCTTCGAGGCCATCGAGGAGACCTACGGCAAGGGACAGGCCTGCCTGTTCGCCCGTTCGGCCACCGTCGGCGGCCAGACGCAGCCCGTGCATTGGGGCGGCGACTGCGAGTCCACGTTCAACGGCATGGCGCAGACCCTGCGCGCCGGCCTGTCGCTGACGAGCTCCGGCTTCGGCTTCTGGAGCCACGACATCGGCGGCTTCGAGGGCGCGTTCCCCGATCCGGCCGTCTACAAGCGCTGGGTCGCCTTCGGTCTGCTCGGCTCCCACTCGCGCATGCACGGCTCCACCGTGTACCGTGTGCCGTGGCTGTTCGACGAGGAGGACGAGAAGAACGGCGTGGTCAACGCGCCCGGCCAGAGCGCGGTCGACGTGGCCCGCACGTTCACCAAGCTCAAGCTGAGCCTGATGCCGTACGTCTACCAGACCGGTCTGGCCCCGCATATCAACGGCACCCCGGTCATGCGCTCGATGTTCCTGGAATTCCCGGACGATCCGACCGCGCGCCCGCTCGACCGCCAGTACATGTTCGGCCCCGACCTGCTCGTGGCCCCCGTGTTCACCTACTCGGGCGAGGTCAACTACTATCTGCCCGCCGGCACTTGGACCAACTGGTTCACCGGCGAGACCGTGCGGGTGGTCAACGGCCAGTGGCGCACCGAAACCCACGGCTACGACACCATCCCGCTGTGGGTGCGTGACGGCAGCGTGCTCGTCACCAAGCCGGGCGCGGAACCCCCCGACTACGAGTACGGCAAGGACGCGCTGGTCCGTGTGTTCCTCGATCAGGTCGAGGCCGGCGAGGCCGTCGTCACCGAAGTCGATGGTTCCTCGGTGACCTTCACCGCACGCAAGGTCGATGGCGGCGTGGAAGTGTCCAGCTCCGACGGACGCGAGTTCTCCGCGGCCCTCGGCATGGGCGAGGCCGTCGCCTCCACCGGAGGGGTCGCGCGCCTCTGA
- a CDS encoding carbohydrate ABC transporter permease, translating into MTTATIQAKSGKKTRVPRARKNRSAGDWLILALLIVGGLVMLFPFIVLLLNAFKTTADYNASGPLSWPSEFSLDGLSKFWDRVNFPEKVWNSVWTSGLVAVLAVILSMFNAFALGIGRVKGRRWIVLLIMLANMIPQEALLYPLYIMFKEIGLYNSQWSIVIIFTVIQSAFGTYLLSSVYGTFPKAILEAATIDGASRWRIFKDIVFPISKPTLSVMLVFFFIWTWNEYMIPMAFLIDNATQTVPIAVSSLTGDRLMDVTTTAAASLISLVPTLIFYLIFQRTLSRGITTGAVK; encoded by the coding sequence ATGACCACCGCAACCATACAAGCCAAGTCCGGCAAGAAAACACGCGTGCCCCGCGCCCGCAAGAACCGTTCCGCAGGCGATTGGCTGATTCTGGCGCTTCTGATCGTGGGCGGCCTGGTGATGCTCTTCCCGTTCATTGTCCTGCTGCTAAACGCTTTCAAGACCACCGCCGACTACAACGCGTCCGGACCGCTGTCTTGGCCGAGTGAGTTCAGTCTCGATGGTCTGAGCAAATTCTGGGACCGCGTCAACTTCCCCGAAAAGGTCTGGAACAGCGTGTGGACCTCCGGCCTGGTGGCCGTTCTGGCTGTGATCCTGTCGATGTTCAACGCCTTCGCGCTCGGCATCGGCCGTGTCAAAGGCCGTCGCTGGATCGTGCTGCTGATTATGTTGGCTAACATGATACCGCAGGAGGCGTTGCTCTACCCGCTGTACATTATGTTCAAGGAGATTGGCCTCTACAACTCCCAGTGGTCCATCGTCATCATCTTCACGGTCATCCAAAGCGCGTTCGGTACCTACCTGTTGTCATCGGTGTACGGCACGTTCCCGAAGGCCATTCTTGAAGCCGCGACCATCGACGGCGCGAGCCGCTGGCGCATTTTCAAAGACATCGTGTTCCCGATTTCGAAGCCCACGCTCAGCGTCATGCTCGTGTTCTTCTTCATCTGGACATGGAATGAGTACATGATTCCGATGGCGTTCCTCATCGACAACGCCACACAGACAGTGCCGATCGCGGTCAGCTCGCTGACAGGCGACCGCCTGATGGACGTGACCACTACTGCTGCCGCATCGCTGATCAGCTTGGTGCCGACGCTCATCTTCTACTTGATTTTCCAGCGCACGCTGTCCCGCGGCATCACCACCGGCGCGGTCAAGTAG
- a CDS encoding carbohydrate ABC transporter permease — protein MSKRKTPKSSGQAAVREQGMSRIPGSPSSRFWLYLIPGFLMLLWIIIIPAIWNIYLSFTNYRGIKPPTWAGLDNWIRLFQDETFWVSFRNSIWMIIAMVVIPILIGLVLASLIFDVVQKKFGAKTASTMRAIYYFPQLLPIAVASLVMGWIFRPENGALNALLEAIGLGGLQHDWLGKPDTALIFLMLIMIWIQLGYPLVIFMSGLQRVDPELYEAASLDGANWWQRFLAITLPAIKPEIFVVALTCTIAALKVFGPVYMLTKGGPGTSTIVPSYYSYTQFFQSQQVGYGAAIATALTVVIVIVSILFTNLQQKVEKEDEE, from the coding sequence ATGAGCAAACGTAAGACACCGAAGTCATCCGGACAGGCGGCCGTGCGGGAACAGGGCATGTCCCGCATCCCCGGCAGTCCATCAAGCCGATTCTGGCTCTATCTGATTCCCGGCTTCCTGATGTTGCTGTGGATCATCATCATCCCCGCCATTTGGAACATCTATCTGAGCTTCACCAACTACCGCGGCATCAAGCCTCCCACTTGGGCCGGTCTTGACAACTGGATTCGCCTGTTCCAGGACGAGACCTTCTGGGTGTCGTTCCGTAACTCCATTTGGATGATCATCGCCATGGTGGTGATCCCCATCCTTATCGGTCTGGTGCTCGCCTCACTGATTTTCGATGTGGTGCAGAAGAAGTTCGGCGCGAAAACCGCTTCAACGATGCGTGCCATCTACTACTTCCCGCAGCTGCTGCCCATCGCCGTCGCCTCGCTGGTCATGGGATGGATCTTCCGTCCTGAGAACGGCGCTCTCAACGCGCTGCTGGAGGCGATCGGTCTGGGTGGTCTGCAGCATGACTGGCTCGGTAAGCCCGACACGGCTCTGATCTTCCTCATGCTCATCATGATTTGGATTCAGCTCGGCTATCCGCTGGTCATCTTCATGTCCGGTCTGCAGCGTGTGGACCCCGAACTCTATGAAGCCGCCAGCCTCGACGGTGCCAACTGGTGGCAGCGCTTCCTCGCGATTACTCTGCCGGCCATCAAGCCCGAGATTTTCGTGGTGGCGCTGACCTGCACCATCGCCGCTCTGAAGGTGTTCGGTCCCGTATACATGCTCACCAAGGGCGGCCCCGGCACGTCGACCATTGTGCCGTCGTACTACTCATACACGCAGTTCTTCCAGTCGCAGCAGGTGGGCTACGGCGCCGCGATCGCCACCGCCCTGACGGTTGTGATCGTCATCGTGTCGATCCTGTTCACCAACCTGCAGCAGAAGGTTGAGAAGGAAGACGAGGAGTAA
- a CDS encoding ABC transporter substrate-binding protein yields MKSSRKFIAAGLAVATMIGFAGCGSGETAQEENPTSIKIWHYEEDNGAQGIAWQKAMELFEEETGIKVEFEKKSFEQIRQNASQVLNSDDAPDVMEYNKGNATAGLLASQGLLTNLNDYVSQYGWDEKITGSLADTGKYNEKGIMGSGDWYGITNYGEDIVMYYNQDMFDQYGIEIPTTMDELEDAMQQFVDNGVTPLSEGVAEYPLQHLWWQLVLQKADDELIQAYEMYEGDVDWSDEAFTYATETIQDWVEKGYISQDSTGLKAEDAGQNFIKGSYPMFFSGTWWFGRFQTDMADTNWTFSLFPETEKVVGSSGNIWVIPENSTKKDAAAQFIDFTLSEEIQNLMGNSGGLPIAAEPDAITDEKTKELITSFNGVLENNALGFYPDWPTSTFYDELNASLQELVNGTADVETVLSQMEENYNKGVESAGVK; encoded by the coding sequence ATGAAGTCATCACGTAAGTTCATTGCCGCCGGTCTTGCCGTGGCCACGATGATCGGCTTTGCCGGTTGCGGCAGCGGTGAAACCGCGCAGGAAGAGAATCCCACCTCCATCAAGATCTGGCACTACGAGGAAGACAACGGCGCTCAGGGCATCGCATGGCAAAAGGCGATGGAGCTGTTTGAAGAAGAGACCGGCATCAAGGTCGAATTCGAGAAGAAGTCCTTCGAGCAGATTCGCCAGAACGCCAGCCAGGTGCTTAATTCCGATGACGCCCCTGACGTTATGGAATACAACAAGGGCAACGCCACCGCCGGTCTGCTCGCCAGCCAGGGCTTGCTGACCAACCTGAACGACTACGTCTCCCAGTACGGCTGGGACGAGAAGATTACCGGATCCCTCGCCGACACTGGCAAGTACAACGAAAAAGGCATCATGGGCTCCGGCGACTGGTATGGCATCACCAACTACGGCGAAGACATCGTGATGTACTACAACCAGGACATGTTCGACCAGTACGGCATCGAAATCCCGACTACCATGGACGAGCTCGAAGACGCCATGCAGCAGTTTGTCGACAACGGCGTGACCCCGCTCTCCGAAGGTGTGGCCGAGTATCCGCTGCAGCACCTGTGGTGGCAGCTCGTGCTGCAGAAGGCCGATGACGAGCTGATTCAGGCGTACGAGATGTACGAGGGCGACGTCGATTGGAGCGACGAGGCCTTCACCTACGCCACCGAAACCATTCAGGACTGGGTCGAAAAGGGCTACATCTCCCAGGATTCCACCGGTCTGAAGGCTGAGGATGCCGGCCAGAACTTCATCAAGGGTAGCTATCCGATGTTCTTCTCCGGCACTTGGTGGTTCGGCCGTTTCCAGACCGACATGGCTGACACCAACTGGACCTTCTCGCTCTTCCCCGAAACCGAAAAGGTGGTCGGTTCCTCCGGCAACATCTGGGTGATTCCTGAGAACTCCACGAAGAAGGATGCCGCCGCCCAATTCATCGACTTCACTCTGAGCGAAGAAATTCAGAACCTCATGGGCAACTCCGGCGGTCTGCCTATCGCCGCCGAGCCGGATGCCATCACCGACGAGAAGACCAAGGAACTCATCACCTCCTTCAATGGTGTGCTTGAGAACAATGCCCTCGGCTTCTACCCGGATTGGCCGACCTCCACCTTCTACGACGAGCTCAACGCTTCCCTGCAGGAGCTTGTGAATGGCACCGCCGACGTCGAGACCGTGCTGTCTCAGATGGAAGAGAACTACAACAAGGGCGTCGAGTCGGCCGGCGTTAAGTAA